One region of Ahniella affigens genomic DNA includes:
- a CDS encoding SIS domain-containing protein has protein sequence MPQALHPRTPTLLFREAAEAAQAVRVATIRNRAALAELSARLRAQPPRVVVTCARGSSDHAATYAKYLIETRTGCIVASAAPSICSVYSTRMQWQGALFLAISQSGKSPDLLAAAKAARAGGALVVSLVNVEDSPLAGASDYVLALSAGSEQSVAASKSFIAALAAILQLVAAWTQDPELKQASNALPDLLEQAWALDWQSAEQALQQASHLFVLGRGLGLAIAQEAALKCKETSGLHAEAFSGAEVQHGPQALLNANFPALLLVQEDETEVGMHDLAQSLLNRGVRVLMAARRVPPGAIALPAISADPAIQPILLAQSFYRMINGLSLNRGFNPDQPPHLRKVTETH, from the coding sequence ATGCCGCAAGCATTGCATCCAAGAACCCCTACCTTGCTGTTTCGCGAAGCCGCCGAAGCCGCCCAGGCCGTGCGCGTGGCCACCATTCGCAATCGCGCGGCATTGGCGGAACTATCGGCCCGTTTGCGAGCACAGCCGCCGCGTGTGGTCGTGACGTGCGCGCGCGGCAGCAGCGACCATGCCGCGACCTATGCCAAGTATCTGATCGAAACCCGCACGGGTTGCATCGTGGCCTCGGCGGCGCCGTCGATCTGCTCGGTGTACAGCACACGGATGCAATGGCAGGGCGCCTTGTTCCTCGCCATCTCGCAATCGGGCAAGAGCCCCGATTTGTTGGCTGCGGCCAAGGCTGCCCGCGCTGGCGGCGCCTTGGTGGTATCGCTGGTCAATGTCGAGGATTCGCCGCTCGCCGGCGCATCAGACTATGTGCTCGCGCTCTCTGCTGGGAGCGAGCAGAGCGTGGCCGCATCCAAGAGCTTCATTGCGGCATTGGCCGCCATCCTGCAATTGGTCGCCGCCTGGACCCAGGACCCTGAGCTCAAGCAAGCCAGCAACGCGCTGCCTGACCTTCTCGAACAAGCCTGGGCGCTCGACTGGCAGTCTGCCGAGCAGGCGCTGCAGCAGGCATCGCACCTCTTTGTGCTGGGCCGCGGCCTCGGGCTGGCCATCGCCCAGGAAGCTGCCCTCAAGTGCAAGGAAACCTCGGGGCTGCATGCCGAGGCCTTTTCCGGCGCCGAGGTGCAGCATGGTCCACAGGCCTTGCTGAACGCGAACTTCCCGGCGCTGTTGCTGGTGCAGGAGGACGAGACGGAAGTGGGCATGCATGATTTGGCGCAGAGCCTCCTGAATCGTGGCGTTCGGGTGCTGATGGCAGCACGCCGCGTGCCCCCGGGTGCGATAGCGCTGCCGGCAATCAGCGCCGACCCGGCAATCCAGCCAATCCTGCTTGCGCAGAGCTTTTATCGGATGATCAATGGGCTCTCGTTGAATCGCGGATTCAATCCCGATCAACCCCCGCACCTTCGCAAAGTGACCGAGACCCACTGA
- the nagA gene encoding N-acetylglucosamine-6-phosphate deacetylase, whose product MRQALYHARVLTPTGFVDNRVLLLHGRHILDLVTPDDRRLQGAERIDCGGDLLLPGFIDVQVNGGGGVLFNDQPSAEGIRQIAAAHRRFGTTGLLPTLITDDRIQIERAVSAVRDAIDANVPGVLGVHIEGPCLNEVRAGAHDASKFRDLDEDDIRTLCALRNGRTLVTLAPEMTKLATISRLADAGVRISAGHTNARYDDIAAALKYGLTGFTHLFNAMSGLTSREPGVVGAALIDADSWCGIIVDGHHVDPVVLKLALSCKPKKRFMLVTDGMPCVGTEAQEFMLQGRRIHVEGGRCVDDDGVISGSSLDMASALRNAVRWLGLSMAEAAYMASTGPAEFLGIAHEYGKIAAGYRANLVRLGDCFKVRGTWIDGQWQSAEPV is encoded by the coding sequence ATGCGCCAAGCGCTTTACCATGCCCGCGTACTCACCCCGACTGGATTCGTCGACAATCGGGTCCTGTTATTGCACGGCCGGCATATTCTGGATCTGGTCACCCCCGATGATCGTCGCCTGCAAGGTGCGGAACGAATCGATTGCGGCGGCGATCTGTTGTTGCCCGGATTCATCGACGTGCAAGTGAACGGCGGCGGCGGTGTGTTGTTCAATGATCAACCGAGCGCGGAAGGGATCCGGCAGATCGCGGCTGCCCACCGGCGCTTCGGCACGACCGGCCTGCTACCGACGCTGATCACCGATGACCGCATTCAGATTGAACGTGCCGTGTCGGCCGTGCGCGATGCGATTGATGCGAACGTACCGGGCGTACTCGGTGTCCATATCGAAGGTCCATGCCTCAATGAGGTCCGCGCCGGCGCGCATGACGCGAGCAAGTTTCGCGACCTGGACGAGGACGACATTCGCACGCTGTGCGCACTCCGCAATGGCCGAACGCTGGTCACGTTGGCGCCGGAAATGACCAAGCTCGCGACCATTTCGCGGCTTGCCGACGCCGGCGTCCGAATCTCAGCCGGCCACACTAACGCGCGCTACGACGACATCGCCGCCGCGCTCAAGTATGGCCTGACGGGCTTCACTCATTTGTTCAATGCCATGTCGGGCCTGACCAGCCGCGAACCAGGCGTGGTGGGTGCGGCATTGATTGACGCCGACAGCTGGTGCGGCATCATTGTCGATGGTCATCATGTCGATCCGGTCGTGTTGAAACTGGCGTTGTCGTGCAAGCCCAAGAAGCGGTTCATGCTGGTTACGGATGGCATGCCGTGCGTGGGCACAGAGGCCCAGGAGTTCATGCTGCAGGGTCGGCGCATTCACGTTGAAGGCGGGCGTTGCGTTGATGACGACGGCGTGATCAGCGGCTCCAGCCTGGATATGGCCAGTGCGCTCAGGAACGCAGTCCGTTGGCTTGGCCTCAGCATGGCAGAGGCCGCTTACATGGCGAGCACGGGACCAGCCGAGTTTCTTGGTATTGCACACGAGTATGGCAAGATCGCTGCGGGCTATCGGGCGAACCTGGTCCGCTTGGGCGATTGCTTCAAGGTGCGTGGCACCTGGATCGACGGGCAGTGGCAGTCTGCTGAACCAGTCTGA
- a CDS encoding GntR family transcriptional regulator, with protein sequence MSPLLKALRPLDPDNQQPLYQQLQRALREAIEQRVLGVDDALPAERQLAEELQVSRITVRKAIEGLVEEGLLVRKQGAGNFVAARVEKNFAKLTSFSEDMRARGRTPHSQWLRRLEGTVTPEEALTLRLSPGAPVFRFHRIRFADDTPMSLEYATIVATALPGLAAVDDSLYAALEHAGNRPVRALQRLRALVLRAEQAKLLQAREGDAGLLVERVGFLRDGRAIEFCQSYYRGDTYDFVAELSEQ encoded by the coding sequence ATGAGCCCATTGCTGAAAGCGCTGCGCCCGCTCGACCCGGACAACCAGCAACCGCTGTATCAGCAGTTGCAGCGCGCCCTGCGCGAAGCCATAGAACAGCGCGTACTCGGGGTCGACGACGCGCTGCCGGCCGAACGCCAGTTGGCCGAAGAACTGCAGGTGTCACGCATCACCGTTCGGAAGGCCATTGAAGGCCTGGTCGAAGAAGGGCTGTTGGTGCGAAAGCAAGGCGCCGGCAATTTCGTGGCCGCGCGCGTGGAGAAGAATTTCGCCAAGTTGACGTCGTTCTCGGAAGACATGCGCGCCCGCGGCCGGACGCCTCATAGCCAATGGCTGCGCCGCCTGGAAGGCACGGTCACGCCGGAAGAAGCGCTCACATTGAGGCTCAGCCCGGGCGCGCCGGTGTTTCGCTTCCACCGCATCCGGTTTGCCGATGACACGCCGATGTCGTTGGAGTACGCGACCATCGTCGCCACGGCCCTGCCCGGACTTGCGGCAGTCGACGACTCGCTTTACGCCGCCTTGGAGCACGCTGGCAATCGGCCTGTGCGGGCCTTGCAACGTCTACGCGCTCTGGTGCTGCGAGCCGAGCAAGCCAAGTTGCTGCAGGCGCGCGAAGGGGATGCCGGATTGCTGGTCGAGCGCGTCGGGTTTCTGCGCGATGGCCGCGCGATCGAATTCTGCCAATCCTATTACCGCGGCGATACCTACGATTTCGTCGCTGAGCTGAGCGAACAATGA